In Thunnus maccoyii chromosome 11, fThuMac1.1, whole genome shotgun sequence, one genomic interval encodes:
- the LOC121907541 gene encoding rootletin-like, which produces MDSEKAALQREVCRLQEELAESRAEREELESRSRALNDRLCQSLSPSLALSLRVEGEQREWRRRVREGREREARQALLIHRLQNKVLEYRDRCQSLELHLQDEHTELLNTERKIRDEHSDSLESALIRLEEEQQRSVGLVDTNTLLREQLSQSEQANQALREDVQKLTADWTRAVEEAEQREADWQREKECRAGNVGQQQDRLLSVWRSVVTLRRHCHTIKTATDRDLWQLRAEFSRVSSSLLSSCDSVSSSLRFSAPPIRPSPSGPPLPLPPDLPPPLSSTLLHPPPSLSPPLPSTLVLLPPDSLASVPPLTSSSTLGTFSLGELEHKEEEEREMSELKFGFYVDTRSCDPEAHEPGHLV; this is translated from the exons ATGGACTCAGAGAAGGCGGCGCTTCAGCGGGAGGTGTGTCGgctgcaggaggagctggcCGAGAGTCGAGCAGAAAGAGAGGAGCTAGAGTCCAGGAGCAGAGCTCTGAATGACCGG ctgtGCCAGTCACTGTCTCCCTCGCTTGCTCTCTCCCTGCGTGTGGAGGGTGAGCAgagagagtggaggaggagggtgagggaggggagagagagggaggccaGACAGGCTCTGCTGATCCACCGCCTGCAGAACAAG GTGTTGGAGTACAGAGATCGATGTCAGAGTTTGGAGCTTCATCTGCAGGATGAACACACAGAACTACTGAATACTGAG cGGAAGATCAGAGATGAACACAGCGACTCTCTGGAGAGCGCCCTCATCAGGCTGGAGGAGGAACAGcagag gtcAGTCGGTCTGGTTGACACCAATACTCTCCTCCGAGAGCAGcttagccaatcagagcaggCAAACCAGGCCCTGAGGGAAGATGTTCAGAAGCTGACAGCTGATTGGACAAGAGCTGTGGAGGAGGCGGAGCAGCGAGAAGCTGAttggcagagagagaaggag tgtcGGGCAGGAAATGTGGGTCAGCAGCAGGATCGCCTGCTGTCAGTGTGGAGGTCTGTGGTCACTCTGAGACGACACTGTCACACCATCAAAACGGCGACCGACAG GGATCTGTGGCAGCTGAGGGCGGAGTTTTCTCGTGTCTCCTCCTCGCTCCTCTCCAGCTGTGACTCCGTCTCCTCCTCCCTGAGGTTCAGCGCTCCTCCCATCAGACCCTCCCCTTCTGGgcctccccttcctctcccccctgacctccctccccctctctcctccacgCTACTccaccctcctccctccctctctcctcctctcccctctacCCTGGTCCTCCTTCCCCCTGACTCCTTGGCCTCTGTGCCTCCTCTGACCTCCTCTTCCACCCTGGGAACCTTCTCCTTAGGAGAGCTGGAgcacaaagaggaggaggagcgagAGATGTCAGAGTTGAAG TTTGGTTTCTACGTGGACACCAGATCATGTGACCCTGAGGCGCATGAACCAGGACACCTTGTG